CCGGTTATACCCCGCCAGGCTTTTGGTCCCCTGAAACAAAAAGCCCAGAAAGGCCAGAAAAATCACTACCCGCAAAATTTTTCCGGTCATGAAGATTAGAACCAACGGGCGGTTACTTAAAACCTGCTGAAAGGAATTTAGCGTTAACCGCCACCAGACTTTAATATCTTTCATATAATTCTCACTTTCCCGTTGCTTGATAAACTTTCAGACCCCGCGCCCACAGCCACTTGGTAAACCAAAACATTATCCCCAACCAAATTAAATACTGAATAAGGATTCGTAAAAGTTCCTGGCCAACAATTTTTCCGGAAAAAATGGCGATAGGAAAATAGACCATATACGGAAAGGGTGTCAGCTGAAGCAGAGAGTACAGCCATCCCGGCAAAATATTAAGCGGAAAAATGCTTCCGGCGAGAATTTCCATAAAAACCAGAACTACAAACGACAGACCCCAGGTATATTCCGGAATCCAGAAGGCCACGAACCGGGCGCAGGCACTGATTAAATAGTAAAGGGCCACAGCCACTGCCAAACTGGAAAAGAAACCGAGCCAGGTTGAAAGGGCCAGGGGCACCACAATCTGAGGCCGCAGAAAGTACCAGAGTAAACTCACCTCAAAAACGGCAAAGAGCATATTAAGACACTTGCTGGCAATATCTCGGGTAAACCAATATTTGAGGTAGCCAATCGGCTTGACCAAATAGTTTGATAAATCGCCGTCGCTAATCTCACCACCAATATTATCCGCCGAAGGAGCCGAGGCCACGACAGTTTGGACAATTAAAACCATGAAAACATAAGTGAGCATTTGCGCCTGGCTGTAACCAAAAACATTGGTGTTGGTGACATAAATTCCCCGCCACAGAAAATAGGTCATTAAAAGCCGGAGAATATTTCGCACCCGCCAAAGAATGAAGTTTAGACGATAGGTGAACTCATTCTGCCATGAAGCCGTAAAAACTGTGAAGTACTTAGACATTAAGTCTATTGTAGCAGCCTAGGAAACATCTTTGCCGGTGAAGACTTCGCGGATGATGTCCTCAATTTGCGACTCTTCAATATTTAGGTCTGCTATTGGATACGACTGGAGCAGTTTTGCAGCTACCTTATTTGAATTCTCCCGTGGTACCTGCAACACCAGTTTCGGGAAAGCAAATTCCTTAATCCCACCCAGGCTTTCCAAATGTTCAATCTGTTTTTTGGTCAGTTCTTTATCCAAAACCACTGACAGATTTTTGTGATCGGCAAATTTTTTAACAATATCATCCAGTTGGCCGTCAAACAGAACTTTACCCTTATCAATAATGATTACCCGCTTACAAAGTTCTTTGACATCATCCATGTAGTGGCTCGTCAAAATGATCGTGGACTTGTATTTCTGGTTATAAATCTTGATAAAGTCGCGCATTTTCTTTTGGGCCACGACATCCAAGCCAATTGTCGGCTCGTCCAAAAAGAGTACTTTAGGAGAATGAATCAGGGCCGCAATCAACTCCATCTTCATCCGTTCGCCCAACGAAAGCTTACGCACTTGTACCTTCAGGAGATCTTTTACTTCCAGAAGTTCTGATAACTCGTTAAGAGTTGTTTCGTACTTTTCTTTGGGAACTTCGTAGATTTCCTTGTTAAGAATAAAACTTTCAATCGCCGGCAAGTCCCACCACAACTGGTTTTTCTGGCCCATGACCAACGCAAATTGTTTTTGAAACTCGGGCTGGCGTTTCCAGGGAGTGTAGCCCAGAACGGAGACCTCGCCTTTGGTTGGATACAGTAATCCCGATAGCGTTTTTAGCGTGGTCGTTTTTCCCGCTCCGTTTGGTCCGATGAAACCCACCAGTTCCCCCTCACCGATTTCAAACGACACATCATCAACCGCCTTAACATCGTAGTACTTTCTATGGAATAGCGACCTTATCGACCCCGCCAACCCCGGCTCCTTTTGGTGAACCTGATAGTATTTCGATAAATGCGAAACTAAAATCGTCGGCATAAAATTAGTATATCACGAACTTGCCGAAGAATAGAGCCGCAAGCTTCTGGTAAAGACCTTGCGGGACAGCCAAAACAACCCTACAGCATAAACAAAGGCTATTCCAAGATAGCTCCAGTTAAATGTCCCAGCCAAAGTTTGTGCCGGCACGGTCGCAATTAGTCCAATTGGAACGACAAACATAAAAATAAAATGGGTTATCCCTTTAAAGACTGTGACCGGATATCGGCCCAGCCATTGGATATTCCAATAGAAATAATGGATGTAATCTATATTGGTAGTTTTGAATGCTAGCGAGAGTAACAAAACGATTGCCGAGTACATAATTACCATTGCCAGAAACAGACTGGCAACAAACAAACCGATATTCAAGAACAAGTTTTGAAATCCTAAATGCAAAAGTCCATAACTCATGACCAGGATTCCAGACGGAATTGAGGCCATGTCGGAAACATCAAGCCAGGGAATGGTTGCTAGAAATTGCGCATCCACCGGCTTAACCAGCTTCCAGTCCAATTCGCCTCTCCTAATCATTCGGCCAAAACCATACATCATGGGATAAAAAGTAACGCCTCCCAACCCCAAGGTCAACTCCATAAATCCCAGCAAAATTAAAACTTGATAAATATTCCAGCCGCCAATGGCGCTGGTGTGCAGAAAAATAATATTGAAAAAAGTGGCATTAATAGTCAGCTCAAAGGCGTGAACAAAAGTCCACATAAAAAAATCGGCGCGATAAGCCAGCATCATCATAATGCTGCTTTTTAAAACCGTCAGATAGATCCGGCCATATCGAATGAGTGTTTTCATATTCCTACCGCCTCCAAGCGTCTTATCCCCCTTTTCCAGACCAGGATACTTAAGAGGTAAAGGGTGACTATCCAAATTATCTGGATTAGTATGCCGGTAATGATTTGTTCCGGCGGTACTTTTCCTAAAAGAATTTGGACGGGAAAAAACAAGAAATAACGGAAAGGCAACACTTTGGAAATCGCAATAAACAATGGTGGTACCAGTTCAAGTGGAATAACACTTCCCGATACAAGAGATGAACCAATTGACACCAGTAGCGTCAAGCCAAGAGTTTGCATTGTCCAAAAGGACAGCAGACCGGAAGTAAAATATATTAGATAATTTCCCAACATTGCCAGAGCTAAAACAACCATAAAAGCAGTCGCCTCGAACAGATTAATGTCCAGTCTGAAACCCAACAACCACAGGGTGGCAATTATTGCCACAGCTACCGTTACTTTCAGAAACTTGTCCGGCAAGGAGTTAAAAAACCTGATCCACATATAGTTGATTGGCTTCAAAATATGCTGCGTAATATCTCCTTCCCGAATATCCTGAGAAACCCCCTGGGTATCAAAGCCGGTTAAAGTAGAAACAGCGGCTACTAGCAAAAAATAGAAGCCGATGGTAACCTGGTTATAGGGAGCAATATCCAATCCTGACCCGGCTAAAAACCTCCAAAATAGGTACAAAACTAGGCTGCTGATCAGATTACTTGTTACATCCAATAAAAGACTAACCCTATACTCAGTAAGGCTTTGCAAGGCGTTGCTAAAAACAACTAGATATTTCTTCATTAATTTATGATACTTTTTCCCACGCAAAAAAAGACAGGCCGTCTTTTTATCGGGGGCAAAAACAATTATCGCCTATAAATTCATTTCCTGCAAGCGCAAGTCAGCAAAATAAGATAAAATATCGGCATGTCGCAGAAAGTTAAACAACTCGCCCCGGCGATTTGGGACGAAATCCAAAAGGCCAATAAGATTCTTATGCATCTACACCGCGGGCCGGACCCGGATTCCGCCGGCAGCGCTTTGGCTCTATATCTTTTGTGCAAAAACTTAGGGAAACAAGTAACGATCATTGCCGGCGACTCCATATTCCCCGAATCTATGAAAATCCTTCCCGGCTCAGCGGAAATTGTCCAAAAAAACTACTTTCAAATTAAGCCGGAGGAATTCGATCTTCTTTTCTCTTTGGACAGCTCAACCTTAAGTCAAATTTCAAAAGAAGGAGAAATCATCTTTCCGCCAAAATTACGCACCGTCAAAATTGACCACCATCGAAATGAGGCGGATTTTGCCAACATTAATTTAGTGGATACCACCTACCCTGCCGCTGGCCAAATTGTTTATGATCTGATGCGGCAGTGGAAAGCAGAAATCACTCCGGATATCGCCGCCAACTTATTTGCGGCTATTTATTCCGACACCGGCGGATTTAAATACCCGCCGACTAACGCCGATACCTTATTAGCAGGAAGCGAACTGGCCAGAATTTACCCGGATTATTTCAAAATAATTTTTGCTCTGGAAAATTCCAAAACTCCAAAACAACTGGAATTTTTAGGCTTGGCCTTAAGTTCTGTCGAGCATTATTTCAACAATAAAGTGGCTATCGCCGCCGTCTCCTATGACGCCTTACAAAAACACGGGATTGCCAAGGATGACACTAAAAACCTTGAGCTGTCAAACACTCTCAAGTCGGTTACCGGTTGGATTATTGGAGTGAGCATGTTGGAAACGCTGCCGGGAACGGTGGAGTTTAGTATCCGCAAACGCGAATATGAAGGACCGGATCTTTCCAAGGTGGCCATTGCTCTTGGCGGCGGCGGCCACAGCGCCGCGGCAGGATGTTCTATTACTGCGCCATTTGCTGACGCTAGAAAACTATTTCTTCAAAAAATGGTCGAGGTCTATCCGGAGCTGGGAAAACCGTAAATTCGGAGAACACACCAAAACCCGCGATGCGGGATTGGTGTTTAAAAGCTACTAAATAAAATTACTTAATAGCTTTCTTTAAAGCTTTACCAGCGGTGAATCCGGGCGTCTTGCGGGCGGCAATTTGAATTGAAGCCCCTGTCTGCGGATTCCGACCGGTTCTTGCGGCGCGGGAACGGACGGAAAAAGTTCCGAATCCGGTCACGACCACCTTTTCGCCTCTCTTTAAGGCATCACGAACGGCATCCAAAATCGCCTGGACTGATTCCCGGGCGGCTTTGTTTGTGAG
The Patescibacteria group bacterium genome window above contains:
- a CDS encoding ABC-2 family transporter protein, translated to MKKYLVVFSNALQSLTEYRVSLLLDVTSNLISSLVLYLFWRFLAGSGLDIAPYNQVTIGFYFLLVAAVSTLTGFDTQGVSQDIREGDITQHILKPINYMWIRFFNSLPDKFLKVTVAVAIIATLWLLGFRLDINLFEATAFMVVLALAMLGNYLIYFTSGLLSFWTMQTLGLTLLVSIGSSLVSGSVIPLELVPPLFIAISKVLPFRYFLFFPVQILLGKVPPEQIITGILIQIIWIVTLYLLSILVWKRGIRRLEAVGI
- a CDS encoding HU family DNA-binding protein, giving the protein MTKADLVDVVAKKANLTNKAARESVQAILDAVRDALKRGEKVVVTGFGTFSVRSRAARTGRNPQTGASIQIAARKTPGFTAGKALKKAIK
- a CDS encoding ABC transporter ATP-binding protein, which encodes MPTILVSHLSKYYQVHQKEPGLAGSIRSLFHRKYYDVKAVDDVSFEIGEGELVGFIGPNGAGKTTTLKTLSGLLYPTKGEVSVLGYTPWKRQPEFQKQFALVMGQKNQLWWDLPAIESFILNKEIYEVPKEKYETTLNELSELLEVKDLLKVQVRKLSLGERMKMELIAALIHSPKVLFLDEPTIGLDVVAQKKMRDFIKIYNQKYKSTIILTSHYMDDVKELCKRVIIIDKGKVLFDGQLDDIVKKFADHKNLSVVLDKELTKKQIEHLESLGGIKEFAFPKLVLQVPRENSNKVAAKLLQSYPIADLNIEESQIEDIIREVFTGKDVS
- a CDS encoding DHH family phosphoesterase produces the protein MSQKVKQLAPAIWDEIQKANKILMHLHRGPDPDSAGSALALYLLCKNLGKQVTIIAGDSIFPESMKILPGSAEIVQKNYFQIKPEEFDLLFSLDSSTLSQISKEGEIIFPPKLRTVKIDHHRNEADFANINLVDTTYPAAGQIVYDLMRQWKAEITPDIAANLFAAIYSDTGGFKYPPTNADTLLAGSELARIYPDYFKIIFALENSKTPKQLEFLGLALSSVEHYFNNKVAIAAVSYDALQKHGIAKDDTKNLELSNTLKSVTGWIIGVSMLETLPGTVEFSIRKREYEGPDLSKVAIALGGGGHSAAAGCSITAPFADARKLFLQKMVEVYPELGKP
- a CDS encoding ABC-2 family transporter protein, encoding MSKYFTVFTASWQNEFTYRLNFILWRVRNILRLLMTYFLWRGIYVTNTNVFGYSQAQMLTYVFMVLIVQTVVASAPSADNIGGEISDGDLSNYLVKPIGYLKYWFTRDIASKCLNMLFAVFEVSLLWYFLRPQIVVPLALSTWLGFFSSLAVAVALYYLISACARFVAFWIPEYTWGLSFVVLVFMEILAGSIFPLNILPGWLYSLLQLTPFPYMVYFPIAIFSGKIVGQELLRILIQYLIWLGIMFWFTKWLWARGLKVYQATGK
- a CDS encoding ABC-2 family transporter protein; this translates as MKTLIRYGRIYLTVLKSSIMMMLAYRADFFMWTFVHAFELTINATFFNIIFLHTSAIGGWNIYQVLILLGFMELTLGLGGVTFYPMMYGFGRMIRRGELDWKLVKPVDAQFLATIPWLDVSDMASIPSGILVMSYGLLHLGFQNLFLNIGLFVASLFLAMVIMYSAIVLLLSLAFKTTNIDYIHYFYWNIQWLGRYPVTVFKGITHFIFMFVVPIGLIATVPAQTLAGTFNWSYLGIAFVYAVGLFWLSRKVFTRSLRLYSSASS